In Methanosarcina siciliae T4/M, one genomic interval encodes:
- a CDS encoding protease inhibitor I42 family protein, with protein sequence MVAQIFTNANCFDTVSVSLGDTFVIKLRDEPGEHLYSKEEPVAETVWKMEAEEGLKLLREQFTPDIPDTKTIPGIHEWEYEAVKPGTWDVEGTYTIFRFGGERKFKLTVKVV encoded by the coding sequence ATGGTCGCCCAAATTTTTACGAACGCCAATTGTTTCGATACGGTCAGCGTCAGCCTTGGAGACACCTTTGTGATAAAACTCAGGGATGAACCTGGAGAGCACCTGTACAGTAAGGAAGAACCCGTTGCTGAAACTGTATGGAAAATGGAGGCCGAAGAGGGTCTCAAATTGCTCCGGGAACAATTCACTCCGGATATTCCGGACACAAAGACTATTCCAGGAATTCATGAATGGGAATACGAGGCTGTAAAACCGGGTACCTGGGATGTTGAAGGCACTTACACCATTTTCCGTTTTGGAGGCGAGAGAAAGTTCAAACTAACTGTTAAGGTTGTTTAA